A genomic segment from Clostridium pasteurianum BC1 encodes:
- a CDS encoding sensor histidine kinase has product MKKNAKFMEAIHKRIAAVRQYRHRAKKNHEKFHEIQDEINRKIKKEYMEANGFEWYYKHVKYSRIFTIIFNIIVWFLIFRYFGVRAAAVGFAVIIGFGGLHQFIFNRSLEKRILKPISQLKKGVDEISKGNYQVTVENEVSSEIKDLVDSFNEMAKKLSEGERLKKAYEENRRMLVANISHDLKTPITAIQGYIETMLEMDEITQDKINKYHHIIYNNAIYMNKLIDDLFLFSKLDMDKLELNLEKIDVSAFMEDVMEEFKYELEDKGIEFYYDNELLQSFNISIDRKRVHQIFRNIIGNAMKYGLRDNLQIKVKLYQQEDYVCIDIHNNGPTIPKDKLQHIFNRFYRIDYARTKDLMSTGLGLAIAKELVEAHKGKIKVESEEIKGTCFTIMFPKNK; this is encoded by the coding sequence ATGAAGAAAAATGCAAAATTTATGGAAGCTATTCATAAAAGAATTGCTGCAGTACGTCAATACAGACATAGAGCAAAAAAAAATCATGAAAAATTTCATGAAATACAGGATGAAATCAATAGAAAAATTAAAAAAGAATATATGGAAGCCAATGGGTTTGAGTGGTATTATAAACATGTAAAATATTCACGTATATTTACTATAATTTTTAATATAATTGTTTGGTTTTTGATATTCAGGTACTTTGGTGTAAGAGCAGCTGCTGTTGGTTTCGCTGTGATTATTGGATTTGGTGGACTTCATCAATTTATATTTAATAGAAGTTTGGAAAAAAGGATACTAAAGCCTATAAGTCAATTAAAAAAGGGTGTAGATGAAATTTCAAAGGGGAATTATCAGGTTACTGTAGAAAATGAGGTTAGCAGTGAAATAAAGGATTTAGTGGATTCTTTTAATGAAATGGCAAAAAAACTTAGTGAAGGGGAAAGATTGAAGAAAGCTTACGAGGAAAATAGAAGAATGCTTGTAGCAAATATTTCACATGACCTTAAGACACCAATTACGGCAATTCAAGGCTATATTGAAACTATGCTGGAGATGGATGAAATAACACAGGATAAAATAAATAAATATCACCATATAATATATAATAATGCCATTTACATGAATAAATTAATAGATGATCTTTTTTTATTTTCAAAATTAGATATGGATAAATTAGAGCTAAATTTAGAAAAAATAGATGTTAGTGCTTTTATGGAAGATGTAATGGAGGAATTCAAATATGAGTTAGAGGATAAAGGCATAGAATTTTATTATGACAATGAATTACTTCAATCTTTTAATATAAGTATTGATAGAAAAAGAGTGCATCAAATATTCAGAAATATTATTGGGAACGCTATGAAATATGGCTTGAGAGATAATTTACAAATAAAGGTTAAATTATATCAGCAAGAAGATTATGTATGTATTGATATACATAATAATGGGCCAACTATACCAAAGGATAAGCTTCAGCATATTTTTAATAGATTCTATAGGATAGACTATGCAAGAACTAAGGATTTAATGAGTACAGGACTTGGGCTTGCCATAGCTAAGGAATTAGTAGAAGCTCATAAAGGTAAAATTAAAGTTGAAAGTGAGGAAATAAAGGGTACTTGTTTTACTATAATGTTTCCTAAAAATAAATAG
- a CDS encoding daunorubicin resistance protein DrrA family ABC transporter ATP-binding protein → MSNIIEVKNFTKKFGDFVAVDDISFTVEEGSIFGFLGSNGAGKSTTINALCTILDKTKGDLKINGYDISKQKDKVRNEIGIVFQESTLDSKLTIEENIKFHCEFYNVPKNEIKERIDFVLNLVDLTDWKKAPVGSLSGGMKRRVELARGLVHYPKVLFLDEPTTGLDPQTRANIWSYIYKLQKEKNITIFLTTHYMDEAEICDKVAIMNHGKITAYDTPYNLEKQYTSNVTKIRVSNKDLLIQYLKANSIKYKLTEDLFKIYSEELKEILSMVSVFKDSIIDFETTKGTLNDVFLAVTGKEIG, encoded by the coding sequence ATGTCAAACATAATTGAAGTGAAAAATTTCACTAAAAAATTTGGTGATTTCGTTGCTGTAGATGATATTTCTTTTACTGTGGAAGAAGGTTCTATTTTTGGCTTTCTTGGTTCCAATGGTGCCGGTAAAAGCACAACTATTAACGCACTCTGTACAATATTAGATAAGACTAAGGGGGATCTAAAGATTAACGGATATGATATATCTAAACAAAAAGATAAAGTTAGAAATGAAATAGGAATAGTATTTCAAGAATCAACTTTGGACAGTAAATTGACAATTGAAGAAAATATAAAATTTCACTGTGAATTCTATAATGTTCCCAAAAACGAAATTAAAGAACGTATAGATTTTGTATTAAATCTAGTTGATCTTACAGACTGGAAAAAAGCTCCTGTTGGAAGTCTTTCTGGTGGTATGAAGAGAAGAGTAGAATTGGCACGAGGACTTGTTCATTATCCAAAGGTTCTATTCCTAGACGAGCCCACTACAGGACTTGATCCTCAGACCAGAGCAAATATATGGAGCTACATTTATAAACTACAAAAGGAAAAAAATATCACTATTTTTTTAACAACACATTATATGGATGAAGCTGAAATATGCGATAAGGTAGCTATAATGAATCATGGAAAGATAACTGCTTATGATACACCTTACAACCTGGAAAAACAATACACATCAAATGTAACTAAAATAAGAGTTTCCAATAAGGACTTGCTTATTCAATACCTTAAAGCTAACTCCATAAAATATAAACTTACTGAAGATTTATTTAAAATATATTCAGAAGAACTAAAAGAAATATTATCAATGGTATCCGTATTTAAGGACTCCATAATAGATTTTGAGACAACTAAAGGAACTCTTAATGATGTATTTTTAGCCGTAACTGGAAAGGAGATAGGATAA
- a CDS encoding ABC transporter permease, with amino-acid sequence MRGMFAILKRNLTNFVRDRLRLVFSIIMSVFFLFVFSFVMKSSTAGIAQPLNYLISGIIIMTVFQAALSNSTSIIEDMSMGFMKEIIVSPIKRWQISIGQVLSATTIAFIQGLLVIILGMFMGLKLNALQFLAMCGVMALVGLTFSSIGLFLASLAKSSTTFQIMITVFTFPLTFLSGAYIPTTLMPKIIRPLVYINPLTYTTSIFRYITLSMGNLSTEALVKAGVAFNIHGFIIKPYDGLFIILAMGAIFFALCVMKFNKADFSNVKAFNPHK; translated from the coding sequence ATGCGTGGAATGTTTGCTATTCTAAAAAGAAATTTAACTAATTTTGTACGTGATAGACTTAGACTGGTGTTTTCAATAATTATGTCCGTATTCTTTTTATTTGTTTTTTCCTTTGTAATGAAATCTTCTACTGCTGGAATTGCTCAGCCACTTAATTATCTGATTTCAGGAATAATTATTATGACAGTGTTCCAAGCGGCTCTAAGTAACTCCACAAGTATAATTGAAGATATGTCCATGGGTTTTATGAAAGAAATTATTGTGTCTCCTATTAAAAGGTGGCAAATATCAATAGGACAAGTTCTTTCAGCGACAACTATAGCCTTTATTCAGGGGCTACTTGTTATTATACTAGGTATGTTCATGGGATTAAAGCTAAATGCACTGCAATTTCTGGCAATGTGTGGAGTTATGGCATTGGTAGGTTTAACTTTTAGTTCTATTGGCCTATTTCTAGCTTCCCTGGCAAAGAGCTCTACAACCTTCCAGATAATGATTACTGTATTTACTTTTCCTTTAACTTTTTTATCTGGTGCCTATATACCAACTACTCTTATGCCAAAAATAATTCGTCCTCTTGTTTACATTAATCCCTTGACTTATACAACTTCAATTTTCAGATACATTACCTTAAGTATGGGAAATCTCAGTACAGAAGCTTTAGTAAAGGCAGGAGTGGCTTTTAATATTCATGGTTTCATAATAAAACCTTATGATGGTCTGTTCATAATACTTGCAATGGGTGCTATTTTCTTTGCTCTTTGCGTCATGAAATTTAATAAAGCTGATTTTTCAAATGTAAAAGCTTTTAATCCACATAAATAG